The genomic interval TTGTGTTGTACAGAACAAATCTCATTGAGCATTATTGATGAATTGCGAGGAATTGCAGAGAAACAACTTTCACAGCAATCTACTGATCAGTCAAGAACTCAAACAGAGAAACTAACAGGTGAGTGTTATGTTGTCAATGGTCTTCGTCATGACAATGTGGATGAACAACCAATTACAGCTGTTTCTGAGAAGGAGTCGCATGACACTTCTAAGCTGATTCATCAGAACAGTGACACTGGTGGCAAGGTGGACGAATTAGATGGTTTCACGGGCATCCTATCTTTTTCTTATAATAAGTTGAAGGATGCTACTCAAGGGTTTGACTCTCGACCTGTTCAGGAAGGAGGATGTAAAATTGGTGCTGGTAGCTTTGCTGATGTGTTTCTTGCTCATTTatgtgatgatgatggtgtAATGCAGCAAGTAGCTATTAAAAAGCTGAAAGAGGTGTCATAAGATTGCATTGTAATTTGTTAGTCATTGATAGTTTAGTTGTAATTTTTGTGTTAGCCCCAAAGTGGTAGAAAGTCACAATTGAGACTTGTCAAACAGCAGTTCCTTGCTGAGTTGCAGGCAATGGAAAGgtgtgtgtattgtagtgATTGGTAATTGTCAACTCTAGATATTGAATCTGTTGTGACATCAGATATCGTCATCCAAATATTGTTCATCTTATTGGACACTGCAGTGAACTCAAACCATGTTTGGTGTATGAATATCTACCAGGAGGTAATCTGGGACAGAAGGTGGCCAAGGTGTGTCAAACTCGATTGTACTCGTAGGCATTATTACCTTTTGTAAGAttaagtgttaattaattacaggaTAATTCATTTGTGTGGTCATCTCGAGTGAAAATTCTGTGTGATGTCTCATGTGCGTTGAACCATTTACACACCGCTTACAATCCTGGTCTTGTCCATCGGGATGTGAAGAGGTTTGGTTTCAGATTGTTTTCCTTGGATTAAATATTGATATTTTTTTGTCAGTGCTAACATCTTACTGACAACTGACCTTGAGGGTAAACTAGCTGACTTTGGTCTTGCTATGCTAACAGAAGGTGAGAATTCACTAGCTTCATTCTGCGTGGAAGTAGCAGCTGGAACGAAAGCATACATGCCACCAGAAGCTTTCAAAGGAAAAGTATCACCCAGAGTTGACATTTTCTCATTTGGAGTTGTAAGTCGATTGCTTTCACGAAACTAACATTCTAGATATTAACACAGTTGTTGTCTGTAGGTGATGTATGAAGTACTGACTGGCTTACCAGCGTGCTCCACATCTAAGAAGGAAGACCTGGTATGTGTCACTGCAGTCATGTTTCTACTAATTGTTGTGACTCAGGTCTTGCATCAGGCGACAAGCATGAGGGAGCTAGAAAGGAAGAAGTCAAACTTGCTAGACATGACGGATTGTCGAGCCAAGTGGCCTACAGATGTAGCCAGTGAGCTTTTTCAATTGGCCAAGCATTGCACTGACTTTGACAGCCACAAGAGGCCATTAATGGCTGAAGTTAGTGCTTGTTAATTTTagtataataattatttaattattgtatttggtaaactcttaattaataataattattaattatatatatatatatttaaagagaattatatattatttcttcaagtacaactatacatagatgtCTAGACCACTAAATAAAAGACAAGCCAGTTAAGTCATCACAATCTAAACATAAACGATTTAAGACTAAACGAGTGTTAAATtttcacagacacacagataactgTTGGTGTAGCTGGCACACAGACTGGCTGGTAGTAATGTTGCGGTGTTAAGCAGCTCTCGTGGCAATAACTTTCAAAGTTTCCAAACTTTGAGGAGACCACAATCCAAGAGTTTCCACAGCCAGTGGGAAAATTGTGATctattatttaaatatatatatttatataaacccacctacatatatactatatatattcTCTGTTGTCTTGTAGATTCACGGAAGGCTGGAAACTCTTCAGAAAGATCAAGACGTTTCTGATATTTAAATTTGAGATAGATATACCTTTGTAGCTATAGCATCATCAATTTGACTACCTTGCAAAATGAGTATATCTAGTTATATATAGCTATAGCAAGTAATTACAACTTaatttcttctttctgttTTTCATTACTCGCTATTTTTAGCATAAACGCAATTAAGATGTTGGCTGATTGCGTagatatttaaataattttgtagACATGTACAATGTGCTTGCCCCCAGTAAGGTCAGGCTAAAGCCACATCGTTCCGATCCACACACCCGGATTAGGCTAACGCGCACTAAACAGCTTAGTTATTATAGTGTACGTACACTAGACAGCCCTAGTTCTACCTACCCGGTTAGACTATCTACTTGCACTGCGTACGTGAACAGTGAACAACgttgttcatttgtctagCGCTTCTAGTATCAAGATTTTCTCATAGGACGAACATCAAACGTGACGGCCCGTCGACAGCGATTTGGATGCTCTGCTGCTGCAAGAAGGTTGTCTAGCGCTGAGGTAGACTTGTGGAGAAAAGAATTCTGCAAAAAAAACATCAAGAATTAATGTAAGAAACGTCATCTAGATAGTTAAATGTAGTACATATTATTCagtaattttgttaattaattataatacaaCATTAGTATAGTACAGTTAGAGacggtcagtgggtctttcggccatttcaaatttcaaatttttaaattttaaattttcaaattttaattttttaatttttaaatttctaatttctaatttttttacataacgtttttatttttttaaatttgcattacattttcaaattttaatttttaaaaaatcaaaatttcaaattttattatttcaaatttgtaaatttttaggttcagtatattagaaattgctttgcctacgagaaagcggacgtagttgtCTAGATGAACTGATGaccggatttgaactaacagaaattgaacgctcatccgttctttcaaataatttgagtacatcagaaaaagaaaattgaaagagcgagtagcagtgtacgcggtagggagtccattggacggcgtaggggtgcattccaacgcgtgctgatacattgattcaattaaactaggcgcggtttctgctaatcacatcagcacgtttcctgtaccgtatttctgcacctgtacgtacggcgcttcagacagttactaatttttagtaactcgaagtgcataatcgcgtcattactgtagatgtaggagtacgattggcccaactgcaagttgcacttcatgtctagattttgtacatcacatagaacactacccgatagcgcagatagaacgtctacaacctcatgctgtgtctctcccgtgccgtgagaacagaatccacactgactacaagtgagaattacgagaccaaataataaaggtggacacgcaagcagtgctcatggcaggagggcctagggaacgtacgtgtacactcctgctgacacgcccctcccctcgacggtaccgcgtccaactactagATTTGCGTATGcgtactgtaccggcagaataaccgccaattcaataccaactaactttacacaagcaacgtactgcatgatcgcgtgaatgacgtttgtactgtatcgtaacctttctacagagtctctaattagctaagaatgcaacaacacgcagctagagatcctctagtatcGGTATCGACATCTGTTAGGGGTTTCGTTGAAGGACGCCCCCACACTACACATagaacgcacgcacacacaataaacaacggaTCCGAGTCAAAGACATCGTTTAGCACTCGGTAGGGGTTGCTCGGTAGAGCTTGCGTTGAAAGAATGCTGTCACGTGTTCGGCAAGATCGCTAGCGTTACGAGGTCGTGGAGGGCACAATCACGTTGGTGGTCGATGGTGCTTTGGAAATACTCCTGGATCATGAGAGCTGGCAGCGCCGACTAACTAAATTTCCGGACAGCGAACAACTTGGGGATTCCCCAACTAATTAACAGTAACCTATACCGCCGTGCAGCACATCGTATCAAATTGAGTCACGGGCTAAATTATGGTATTACATCATATTGGCGTATTGTATATGATATTGTAGACGCTATTAGAAGGTAGTTGTAAGGTGATAATAGTATCGCCAAGAGTCATGTAGTTGCTGCCAACGGCCGTTGACTGTTTCTGAGTAAATGTTATCAAAACTAAATCTCAACGTAAAGGCTTGTAATCTCGCTTGGCGAACATGGTCGCATCTGATGCGGTCCGTATCGAATTCAGAAAGTCTATTTAGAACTCCTCCCTCTCCTTCAAATGATCGAACAGCATCATCTACAGTTGGGATGTCTTGTGCTTGAAGTCTGACAGCCATGGACATCTGAATTCTGTCTCTGGGAATACCCTTTTCTAAAGTTAATGTATACCACACCAATTAGTACGATTTCAAACGAGCTCAGTGTATACGCAACATTCTAAATCTCATACTTGGAATGAAACGATTATTCCAGGCAAGAACGCAACGTTCAATTCCGACTTGACACACTCTCATTGTTATCCAGGACAAACAAAATCTAACAATAGGGTCATTCATGTTCAGCTGGTCCACCTCTACTAGAGCATCGAGAGCTTGTTTTATCGGGTAATTCACTCTTTGATTGACTTCTACCCAAATTCTTTCAGCAGGATGATTCTGTTTCAGAAAGCAAAAGAGCTATATCATTACAGACTGTAAGAACTAGAATAACATGCATGAGTGTACAATACATAGGTACCTCTCTTGACATAGACTGCACATGAGGTGCTCTCATTTGATTTCGTCTTAGATAACTTAGGTGTTCCTGCACATACAGAAGAAGATAGAACTCTCTCCCACGGTCAACGCGAATCTGGTCCCATAACCCAGACTGCTGAAGTATAGGTCTGAAAAGCTGATTATAAATTATATGGTTGTTCTTGACTGGCATAGTAATTAGACCAAGAATAAAACCACTGTAACCGTCTATGGCAAGAACGTGTGTTGTTCCATACATAACACGTTTCTCATTTTGATCTATATGCATTTTGTGTCCAGGATATTGAGCGTAGTAAGGCACAGGATTTATTTGCCGATGAGCTAGTTGCTGCCTCCTTCCATGTTATCCAGGAGCAACTTGTCTTAGAATGCGTTCAATGCGTTTGTCACCAACTCTAAGTCCTCCTGCTTGAAGATACCCTTTCATCATCTTTCTTCCGTACGCTGGACCAACCTATGTAGATACGTGTAATAACGGCAAAAGTCTCCATCTGTTTATACGGGTTTATTAAATAGAGAACAGCTGCCTGGGCTACCATCCTCATGTCAAAGTCAGATAATGCAGAACGATAATGAATGTTTTGCTCATGACAAAATCGTCTAACGGATCGTTCAGAAAAACCTTTGACTCCAGGATGTCTTCTTCGAAGTATATAACTTATGGTTGAGTGCGATAGCCCAGCCTTCACCATTTCCTGAATTTCTCTCTCGTCCATCCGTGACTCAATTTGATGCGATGTGCCTATACTGTACGTGCTGCACGGCGGTATAGGTTACAGTTAATTAGTTGGGGAATCCCCAAGTTGTTCGCTGTCCGGAAATTTAGTTAGTCGGTGCTGCCAGCTCTCATGATCCAGGAGTATTTCCAAAGCACCATCGACCACCAACGTGATCGTGCCCTCCACGACCTCGTAACGCTAGCGATCTTGCCGAACATGTGACAGCATTCTTTCAACGCACGCTCTACCGATCGACCCCTACCGAGTGCTAAACGATGTCTTTGACTCGGAtccgttgtttattgtgtgtgcgtgcgttctATGTGTAGTGTGGGGGCGTCCTTCAACGAAACCCCTAACAGATGTCGATACCgatactagaggatctctagctgcgtgttgttgcattcttagctaattagagactctgtagaaaggttacgatacagtacaaacgtcattcacgcgatcatgcagtacgttgcttgtgtaaagttagttggtattgaattggcggTTATTCTGCAGGTACAGTACGCATACGCAAATctagtagttggacgcggtaccgtcgaggggaggggcgtgtcagcagaCTGCGTGCGTGTTCACCTTTACTATTTAGTCtcgtaattcacttgtagtcagtgtgggttctgttctcacggcacaggagagacacagcatgagtTACAGAGTCGGTGTATTTACTTTCTAGTTGCATGTGGGCACACCTTGCAAGGTCTCCTCTAGCTGCAGTGGAGGTAGTGGCTAGCTAGCGATGTGATTTGGAAGAGTCGTTGTCTTGACAAGAGTCTGCGGTGAGACGagtttgtttactgttgttaTGTGTAGTGCATGCACAGAAGTCGGCTCTCACGACTTGGGAGAGATCTTGTTGTAGTGTGAAAATAGGGGCGTGGTCTCAACGCAGCCGGTACGTATATTAGTGCACGATGTTAGCACAGTTCTTCAGTTGAGTTTTGAAGCAAATATCGTCTGCATTTCTTGAGTACAATGGAAAGACAACGCTCTAGTGGATCGCTGGAGATGGTGACAATTGTTCGAGGGACGCAAGAGCTGCCAATGCGCGTGACGGACGTAAACAGCTCGAGACTATCGCGCGTTTTCAAGGCAAGTACAACGATCGATTAATTCTACGTTTTCTTTGCATCGAATCGAATTTGATGTCTGTATATAGGTAGACGTCGTCTACCTAGAAAGAGAGGACGGTCAAGAGCCAGCGGTTTTCCCTCAGACAGGAGGACGCTTCGACAATCTGACAGGCGGTCGTCGATACCGGTTGCACGGTGATAAAATTGAAGACGGAAAACCGTTTACTTCATCACCAAGCTACGCTCAACTACAACCCATTCTTGGATTAGCAAGTGAGCGCACCGCCTCTAGCAGTACAACTACGACGCCTGTACCGGGCACCCATTGGACGGCTGTGCCGCCAAGCTCGTCGTGGTCTGCGTTCAAATCAGTGGCACCCAGCAGCCGTAAACAAAAAGCGGCAGCAAGCGCCAGAGATCTAAAAAAGTCTGTAGATTTGTGCTCCCTAGAAGTGGTAAACAACAGACTGCAACTGGGAGACGTCCGTTCAACTACGTTTATTCGGGTAGCGGAAAACGATGTCTGTTTGAGCAACATGACGGACCTAGTGCAAGCTAGATTCCAGTCCGTCATGCCTCTAGACGACAGGATTTTGCTGGTCGACAATCGTGCTGTTCCGTTTGCAGACGATGAAGGCACCAGAGGTACCACTTACTTACTACTAATACTACTTAATTTGCACGCAcgcttgcatgcatgtctgcacGCTGACCTATAGAATTGTCTTGTCTACGATTACGCTATGTTTCCACTATTAATAAAAATGGCTCTGTTATATTAATTTCTGGACGTGTAGACGTTGATTTCTGGAAGGCACCTGCGCGACGAATATGCGCTGTAATGCAGTCTGACCTAGACGCAATGAAGGTCTACCTAGATGCCATGCGGGAGACCCCCGTCAGCAGAAAGAGAAGGGCGTCGACTTCAGCCAGTGAGCTGCAAGCAAGGTCAAGTACTTCTTCACCTGCTACTAAAGTCTGGCACAAACTAGACGGAGACATCCACGACATACAAACCCAGTTAGATGCCATAGAGTCCAACGTCGAAAGACTTCACGACAGACTAGAGAACGTCGACGATAAATTAGACGAATCTATTTCTTTGGCACAAAGTCGATTCGACTCAAGGCGATCACGCTCGACAAAGCTGGCAACGATGACGATGAAACTACTGGGATGCCGTATATGCCACCTGTTCCCCAGGACGCCAGTCAGCATAACTACTTGCTGCCGTCAGTGGCTAGGGTGTGAAGCTTGTTTTACCAAGCTCTCGGCAAGTCGGTGTCCTTTGTGCAACGCCGGCTGGACTGCTGAAAAAAGTTGCGTAACAGTGAGGGGCTTGGAGGGGCTGAGACCCATGGCACAGGAACTTAGGAAGCATCTTGGCAGCAACGTGGTTCATGATGAGAATTCTAGCTCCTCCGAGTCCGACCTCCCGCCTTTTGCACGACCTCCATCCTCGGCGAGGTCGGCAACTGCTACTGCTGCAGCTGGtgctgatgatgacaatgGTGGCCCCAGTGCAGCGAGTCCAGTCCTGCTTGACTAGACTGACAGGTACACGAGTTGCGTACTAGCTTAATTTGCATGCCGCTATAGAACTGTAGATGCGAGCTTTAGTTGTTGAGTTGGTTTGGACAGTTGACTAGCTAGGGTGATGATGCGCGTAGTATAGCTATTTAGGTTGTAGaggtagtgttctatgtgatgtacaaagtctagacatgaagtacaacttgcagttgggccaatcgtactcctacatctacagtaacgACGCGATtatgcacttcgagttactagTAGCTGTCTGAAGCGGcgtacaggtgcagaaacacggcacaggaaacgtgctgatgtgattagcagaaaccgcgcctagtttaattgaatcaatgtatcagcacgcgttggaatgcacccctacgccgtccaatggactccctaccgcgtacactgctactcgctctttcaattttctttttctgatgtactcaaattatttgaaagaacggatgagcgttcaatttctgttagttcaaatccggccatcagttcatatacacaactacgtccgctttctcgtaggcaaagcaatttctaatattctgaacctaaaaatttacaaatttgaaataatgaaatttgaaattttgattttttaaaaattaaaatttgaaaatgtaatgcaaatttaaaaaaaataaaaacgttatgtaaaaaaattagaaattagaaattcaaaaattaaaaaattaaaatttgaaaatttaaaatttcaaaatttgaaactttaaaatttgaaatggccgaaagacccact from Corticium candelabrum chromosome 14, ooCorCand1.1, whole genome shotgun sequence carries:
- the LOC134190359 gene encoding uncharacterized protein LOC134190359; the encoded protein is MERQRSSGSLEMVTIVRGTQELPMRVTDVNSSRLSRVFKVDVVYLEREDGQEPAVFPQTGGRFDNLTGGRRYRLHGDKIEDGKPFTSSPSYAQLQPILGLASERTASSSTTTTPVPGTHWTAVPPSSSWSAFKSVAPSSRKQKAAASARDLKKSVDLCSLEVVNNRLQLGDVRSTTFIRVAENDVCLSNMTDLVQARFQSVMPLDDRILLVDNRAVPFADDEGTRDVDFWKAPARRICAVMQSDLDAMKVYLDAMRETPVSRKRRASTSASELQARSSTSSPATKVWHKLDGDIHDIQTQLDAIESNVERLHDRLENVDDKLDESISLAQSRFDSRRSRSTKLATMTMKLLGCRICHLFPRTPVSITTCCRQWLGCEACFTKLSASRCPLCNAGWTAEKSCVTVRGLEGLRPMAQELRKHLGSNVVHDENSSSSESDLPPFARPPSSARSATATAAAGADDDNGGPSAASPVLLD